CTGCCACGGCGTGCACGACATCGCGAAGGTCAACGAACCGGGCTCGCGCGTGCTGCGTGCGAATCTGGTCAAGACCTGCGCCCGCTGCCACGCCGGCGCCACGGAGAACTTTCCTGGCGCCTGGATGTCGCACTACGAGCCCAGCTGGAAGAAGGCGCCGCTGGTCTACGGCGTGCAACTCTTCTACAACATCCTGATTCCCTTCATGATCAGCGGCCTGGTCCTGCAGATGCTGCTGCACTTCTGGCGAGTGGTTGTCAACCGATGAGCACCTATCTCACACGCTTCACGCGGCGTCAGCGCACCGAGCACGTGCTGGTCATGTCGCTCTTCATCGTCTTGTCGGTCACGGGACTTCCCCAGAAGTACTTCGACGCGGCATGGGCGCGCTGGTTCATCAACCTGATGGGCGGCATCGACCACGTCCGGTGGTTCCACCGGGCCGCCGGCCTGTCGTTCGCGGCGTTGACGGCCTGGCACGTGATGTTCGCCATCGGGTCGGTCGCGGCCGGGCGGTCGCCACTCTCAATCGTGCCCAACCGAAAGGATTTTGACGATGCGATCCAGATGATGCGGTATTACCTGGGGCGCATCGATCAGCCGGCGCAGTTCGATCGATTCGACTATCGCCAGAAGTTCGAGTATTGGGGGCTCGTCCTCGGCGCTGTGGTCGTCATCTCCACCGGCCTCATCCTCTATTTCCCGATCCTGTTCACCCGTTTCTTCCCGGGAGAACTGATTCCCGCCGCCAAGGTGGCCCACAGCAACGAAGGCCTGATGGCGTTTCTGGTGGTCATTCTCTGGCACATCTATAACGCGCATCTCAACCCGGATGTGTTTCCGTTCGACAAGACCATCTTCACGGGCACAATCAGCCTGGAGCGCATGCATCACGAACACCCGCTGGAACTGGCGCGGTTGAAGCAGGTCCAGGACATCGAGGAGCCATAGCCTGTTGCTGGACACCGCGGGCCTGGTCATCCTGCACGGTTGTATCGCCGCCCTCCTGGTCGAGGCCGTGCTTCGGCTCTGGCGAGTGCAGGATCCGGGCGAGCGTCTGGCCCTGCGGTGGCTGGCCCTGGTTGCGCCCATCGTCCTCCCGGTTGCCTTTCACGTCCTCGCCCCTGGTCGTTCCACAGAGTGGTTTGGCTCGGCACGGGCCCTCTTTGCGGGCGAGCACTGGAATCAGCTGGCGCTTGGCCATACCGGCGCGGCCTCTCTTGCGACGGTGGCGCTGTTGATCGTCGGTGGTCTGCTCTACCTGCGCGATGCCCTTCCCTTTCTCGACGACCGGGTCCGCGGCCTCGGCGAACGCGACACGATCTCAGGACATCCGGAGCTCGCGCGGGTGCAGACCCTGCTCGACGAGCTTCAGCAGGCCGTCGGCGCACCGGCCATGGCGGTTGTCCTCCTCGATCGTCAGACGCCGGTCCTCCTGTGCTCCGGAGTCGATCGTCCCACACTGGTGATCTCGACTGGCACGCTCAGCCGCCTGGGCGACGACGAATTGCGCGCCGCTCTCGCCCACGAACTGGCGCACGCGGCGCGCCGGGATCCCCTGATGGGCTGGCTGCTCATGGTGGTTCGCACCGTGGCGTCGTTCAGCCCTGCCGCGCAGATTGTCGCGCGGCAGGTTGTGCAGGAACTGGAATACCGCGCCGACGTCGCGGTCGCGCGGCTTGGGTACTCGGCGGCGCTCAGCCGGGCCATTGCGGCGCTGGCTGACACGCCCGAGAGCGACACCGATCTCGTGCCGCCCCGTTCACCGCTCGGCTTCCCCCGGGGGCTGCTTGCCCGCGCGGAACGCGTCGCGGTGGGACATCGGTGCGAGCGCGTGTTTGCCCAACCAGAACCCATCCGAACCGGCCTCGGCGCGTTTCGCCTCGGCCTGGCGGCCGCCGGCATGACGGCCCTGCTCTTTTTCGTCGTATAGCGAAACGACGACATGAACACCGCTCCTGCCAGGAGAACGATCGACGCCGGGCACAGACCGGTCTGGATCGAGGTGGCACGAGCCGTCGTCGCGCTCGCCGCATTGCTGGCCGTCGTCGCGCTCGGGCTGCGCGTGCTCGACGAACTGCCGGGAATGGCCGCTGGCGTCGCTCGGGGCGTTCGACGGGTTGACTCGATCGCGGCGCTCGAGCGCCAGGTCTCGCACAAGATGCCGATTCCGGCCTACTTCCCCGACACGCTCATGTGGCCGCCCAACGACCTCCTGATTTTCGGTGGAACCTCTGCATCGATGTCGTTCCGGAACCGGCGCGCCGCCGACACGTGGCTGATCGTCGCGATGGCTGTTGGAACCACCACAGTCGCGCCCCAGGTCTTGCCGCCCGCGACACCCCTGCAGACCGAGACCACGACGGTCCGAAACCTCCCGGCGACCGTCGAGCGCCTGCGCGATCTCGATGGCGTCATCTGGTACCAGCTGACCTGGCAGACATCCGGCGCCACTCGCCTGGTGCGGTATCGTGGTACCCTCGACGAGATCATGCTGATCGCCAACAGCATGGATGAACGGGGACGGTAATGGCCAAGTGCTTCGACTCGCCACTGCCATGGCACATTCCTGCGAGACGATTCGGTGAACATTGCTCGCTCAGCACTAGGCCCTGAGTAAATGCATCCGTCTTTGAGGTTATGAATCGAAGGGCCAAGGCGGCTTCCTCCAGGTGGCAGATGCGCGGCCTGCAGGGCCGAGTGGCCCTTCTCGTCGTGCTCGGTCTGTTCGCGTCGATGGTGGTGCCCGGCTGGATTGCCTGGCACAGCCTGGCCGCGCTGACCGAGCGCATCGTTGTCGAGCGAGAGGCCGACGCCGCCGTCGCCGCCCGCCACGTCGAGAACGTGCTCCAGCGCGAATGGCGCCGCCTCCAGGAGGTGGCCGCCGCCCCTGAAGCGGCGACGAGACGAACCGACGGCGCCCTCTCGCCCCGCGA
This sequence is a window from Acidobacteriota bacterium. Protein-coding genes within it:
- a CDS encoding cytochrome b/b6 domain-containing protein yields the protein MSTYLTRFTRRQRTEHVLVMSLFIVLSVTGLPQKYFDAAWARWFINLMGGIDHVRWFHRAAGLSFAALTAWHVMFAIGSVAAGRSPLSIVPNRKDFDDAIQMMRYYLGRIDQPAQFDRFDYRQKFEYWGLVLGAVVVISTGLILYFPILFTRFFPGELIPAAKVAHSNEGLMAFLVVILWHIYNAHLNPDVFPFDKTIFTGTISLERMHHEHPLELARLKQVQDIEEP
- a CDS encoding M48 family metalloprotease: MLDTAGLVILHGCIAALLVEAVLRLWRVQDPGERLALRWLALVAPIVLPVAFHVLAPGRSTEWFGSARALFAGEHWNQLALGHTGAASLATVALLIVGGLLYLRDALPFLDDRVRGLGERDTISGHPELARVQTLLDELQQAVGAPAMAVVLLDRQTPVLLCSGVDRPTLVISTGTLSRLGDDELRAALAHELAHAARRDPLMGWLLMVVRTVASFSPAAQIVARQVVQELEYRADVAVARLGYSAALSRAIAALADTPESDTDLVPPRSPLGFPRGLLARAERVAVGHRCERVFAQPEPIRTGLGAFRLGLAAAGMTALLFFVV